One part of the Arabidopsis thaliana chromosome 1 sequence genome encodes these proteins:
- a CDS encoding Homeodomain-like superfamily protein (Homeodomain-like superfamily protein; CONTAINS InterPro DOMAIN/s: Homeodomain-like (InterPro:IPR009057), Myb, DNA-binding (InterPro:IPR014778), Myb-like DNA-binding domain, SHAQKYF class (InterPro:IPR006447), Homeodomain-related (InterPro:IPR012287); BEST Arabidopsis thaliana protein match is: Homeodomain-like superfamily protein (TAIR:AT3G04030.3); Has 1687 Blast hits to 1671 proteins in 68 species: Archae - 0; Bacteria - 6; Metazoa - 4; Fungi - 0; Plants - 1652; Viruses - 0; Other Eukaryotes - 25 (source: NCBI BLink).) → MCLLMEINNNANNTNTTIDNHKAKMSLVLSTDAKPRLKWTCDLHHKFIEAVNQLGGPNKATPKGLMKVMEIPGLTLYHLKSHLQKYRLGKSMKFDDNKLEVSSASENQEVESKNDSRDLRGCSVTEENSNPAKDRGLQITEALQMQMEVQKKLHEQIEVQRHLQVKIEAQGKYLQSVLMKAQQTLAGYSSSNLGMDFARTELSRLASMVNRGCPSTSFSELTQVEEEEEGFLWYKKPENRGISQLRCSVESSLTSSETSETKLDTDNNLNKSIELPLMEINSEVMKGKKRSINDVVCVEQPLMKRAFGVDDDEHLKLSLNTYKKDMEACTNIGLGFN, encoded by the exons atgTGTTTATTAATGGAGATCAACAATAATGCCAACAATACTAATACTACTATTGATAATCACAAGGCAAAGATGAGCCTTGTGTTGTCAACGGATGCTAAGCCAAGGTTGAAATGGACTTGTGATCTTCATCACAAATTCATCGAAGCCGTTAATCAACTTGGAGGACCTAACA AAGCAACACCTAAGGGTTTGATGAAGGTTATGGAGATTCCTGGGCTTACCTTATACCATCTCAAGAGCCATTTACAG AAATATCGGTTAGGGAAGAGCATGAAGTTCGATGATAACAAGCTAGAAG TTTCCTCTGCAtcagagaatcaagaagttgAGAGTAAAAACGATTCAAGAGATCTCCGAGGCTGCAGTGTCACCGAAGAAAACAGCAATCCAGCTAAAGA CAGAGGGCTACAAATCACAGAGGCTTTACAAATGCAGATGGAAGTTCAGAAGAAACTTCATGAACAAATCGAA gttCAGAGGCATTTGCAGGTGAAGATTGAGGCACAAGGAAAGTATCTACAGTCCGTTTTAATGAAAGCTCAACAAACTCTCGCTGGCTACTCATCTTCAAATCTCGGCATGGATTTTGCGAGGACCGAGCTCTCTAGATTAGCTTCAATGGTGAACAGAGGCTGTCCAAGCACTTCGTTCTCAGAGCTAACgcaagtagaagaagaagaagaaggtttctTGTGGTACAAGAAAccagaaaacagaggaattagTCAGCTGAGATGTTCAGTAGAGAGCTCGTTGACATCTTCAGAGACCTCAGAGACAAAACTGGATACTGACAATAACCTTAATAAATCGATTGAACTTCCGTTGATGGAGATCAACTCGGAAGTGATGaaggggaagaagagaagcataaacgacgtcgtttgcGTGGAGCAGCCTCTAATGAAGAGAGCTTTTGgagttgatgatgatgagcaTTTGAAGTTGAGTTTGAATACTTACAAGAAAGACATGGAGGCGTGTACGAACATAGGACTAGggtttaattaa
- a CDS encoding Homeodomain-like superfamily protein (Homeodomain-like superfamily protein; CONTAINS InterPro DOMAIN/s: Myb, DNA-binding (InterPro:IPR014778), Homeodomain-like (InterPro:IPR009057), Myb-like DNA-binding domain, SHAQKYF class (InterPro:IPR006447), Homeodomain-related (InterPro:IPR012287); BEST Arabidopsis thaliana protein match is: Homeodomain-like superfamily protein (TAIR:AT3G04030.3); Has 1694 Blast hits to 1678 proteins in 70 species: Archae - 0; Bacteria - 6; Metazoa - 10; Fungi - 0; Plants - 1653; Viruses - 0; Other Eukaryotes - 25 (source: NCBI BLink).) — MCLLMEINNNANNTNTTIDNHKAKMSLVLSTDAKPRLKWTCDLHHKFIEAVNQLGGPNKATPKGLMKVMEIPGLTLYHLKSHLQKYRLGKSMKFDDNKLEVSSASENQEVESKNDSRDLRGCSVTEENSNPAKEGLQITEALQMQMEVQKKLHEQIEVQRHLQVKIEAQGKYLQSVLMKAQQTLAGYSSSNLGMDFARTELSRLASMVNRGCPSTSFSELTQVEEEEEGFLWYKKPENRGISQLRCSVESSLTSSETSETKLDTDNNLNKSIELPLMEINSEVMKGKKRSINDVVCVEQPLMKRAFGVDDDEHLKLSLNTYKKDMEACTNIGLGFN; from the exons atgTGTTTATTAATGGAGATCAACAATAATGCCAACAATACTAATACTACTATTGATAATCACAAGGCAAAGATGAGCCTTGTGTTGTCAACGGATGCTAAGCCAAGGTTGAAATGGACTTGTGATCTTCATCACAAATTCATCGAAGCCGTTAATCAACTTGGAGGACCTAACA AAGCAACACCTAAGGGTTTGATGAAGGTTATGGAGATTCCTGGGCTTACCTTATACCATCTCAAGAGCCATTTACAG AAATATCGGTTAGGGAAGAGCATGAAGTTCGATGATAACAAGCTAGAAG TTTCCTCTGCAtcagagaatcaagaagttgAGAGTAAAAACGATTCAAGAGATCTCCGAGGCTGCAGTGTCACCGAAGAAAACAGCAATCCAGCTAAAGA AGGGCTACAAATCACAGAGGCTTTACAAATGCAGATGGAAGTTCAGAAGAAACTTCATGAACAAATCGAA gttCAGAGGCATTTGCAGGTGAAGATTGAGGCACAAGGAAAGTATCTACAGTCCGTTTTAATGAAAGCTCAACAAACTCTCGCTGGCTACTCATCTTCAAATCTCGGCATGGATTTTGCGAGGACCGAGCTCTCTAGATTAGCTTCAATGGTGAACAGAGGCTGTCCAAGCACTTCGTTCTCAGAGCTAACgcaagtagaagaagaagaagaaggtttctTGTGGTACAAGAAAccagaaaacagaggaattagTCAGCTGAGATGTTCAGTAGAGAGCTCGTTGACATCTTCAGAGACCTCAGAGACAAAACTGGATACTGACAATAACCTTAATAAATCGATTGAACTTCCGTTGATGGAGATCAACTCGGAAGTGATGaaggggaagaagagaagcataaacgacgtcgtttgcGTGGAGCAGCCTCTAATGAAGAGAGCTTTTGgagttgatgatgatgagcaTTTGAAGTTGAGTTTGAATACTTACAAGAAAGACATGGAGGCGTGTACGAACATAGGACTAGggtttaattaa